A window of the Camelus ferus isolate YT-003-E chromosome 22, BCGSAC_Cfer_1.0, whole genome shotgun sequence genome harbors these coding sequences:
- the PGPEP1 gene encoding pyroglutamyl-peptidase 1 isoform X5: MATAVTLEKCGHNKGYKGLDNCRFCPGSQCCVEDGPESIDSIIDMDAVCKRVTTLGLDVSVTISQDAGRYLCDFTYYTSLYQSHGRSAFVHVPPLGKPYNADQLGRALQAIIEEMLDVLEQSEGKINCCHKH, from the exons ATGGCGACCGCAGTCACACTGGAGAAATGCGGGCACAACAAAGGTTACAAGGGGCTGGACAACTGCCGATTCTGCCCTGGCTCCCAGTGCTGTGTGGAGGATGGGCCTGAAAGCATTGACTCTATCATCGACATGGACGCTGTATGTAAGAGGGTTACTACACTGGGCCTGGATGTATCGGTGACCATCTCACAAGATGCCGGCAG GTACCTCTGTGACTTCACCTACTATACCTCTCTGTACCAGAGTCACGGCCGCTCAGCCTTTGTTCACGTGCCCCCTCTGGGCAAGCCATACAACGCGGACCAGCTGGGCAGGGCGCTTCAGGCCATCATCGAGGAGATGCTGGACGTCCTGGAGCAATCAGAAGGCAAAATCAACTGTTGCCACAAACACTGA
- the PGPEP1 gene encoding pyroglutamyl-peptidase 1 isoform X1 has protein sequence MRKLSPRVIQDHPAQKPEWPCFRSVPCSNQVLGGDQELEKLGLGDSVDLHVYEIPVEYKTVQRLIPALWEKHSPQVSGAKLVVHVGVSGMATAVTLEKCGHNKGYKGLDNCRFCPGSQCCVEDGPESIDSIIDMDAVCKRVTTLGLDVSVTISQDAGRYLCDFTYYTSLYQSHGRSAFVHVPPLGKPYNADQLGRALQAIIEEMLDVLEQSEGKINCCHKH, from the exons atgagaaaactgagtcccagagttATCCAAGATCATCCAGCCCAGAAACCAGAGTGGCCTTGCTTCAGAAGTGTCCCATGCTCCAACCAGGTTTTGGGGGGGGACCAG GAGCTGGAGAAGCTGGGGCTAGGTGACAGCGTGGACCTGCATGTGTATGAGATTCCAGTGGAGTACAAGACAGTCCAGAGGCTCATCCCCGCCCTGTGGGAGAAGCACAGTCCACAGGTGAGTGGGGCAAAG CTTGTGGTACATGTGGGGGTGTCAGGCATGGCGACCGCAGTCACACTGGAGAAATGCGGGCACAACAAAGGTTACAAGGGGCTGGACAACTGCCGATTCTGCCCTGGCTCCCAGTGCTGTGTGGAGGATGGGCCTGAAAGCATTGACTCTATCATCGACATGGACGCTGTATGTAAGAGGGTTACTACACTGGGCCTGGATGTATCGGTGACCATCTCACAAGATGCCGGCAG GTACCTCTGTGACTTCACCTACTATACCTCTCTGTACCAGAGTCACGGCCGCTCAGCCTTTGTTCACGTGCCCCCTCTGGGCAAGCCATACAACGCGGACCAGCTGGGCAGGGCGCTTCAGGCCATCATCGAGGAGATGCTGGACGTCCTGGAGCAATCAGAAGGCAAAATCAACTGTTGCCACAAACACTGA
- the PGPEP1 gene encoding pyroglutamyl-peptidase 1 isoform X3 → MEQPRKAVVVTGFGPFGEHTVNASWIAVQELEKLGLGDSVDLHVYEIPVEYKTVQRLIPALWEKHSPQVSGAKLVVHVGVSGMATAVTLEKCGHNKGYKGLDNCRFCPGSQCCVEDGPESIDSIIDMDAVCKRVTTLGLDVSVTISQDAGRYLCDFTYYTSLYQSHGRSAFVHVPPLGKPYNADQLGRALQAIIEEMLDVLEQSEGKINCCHKH, encoded by the exons ATGGAGCAGCCCAGGAAGGCAGTGGTGGTGACGG ggtttgGCCCTTTTGGGGAACACACGGTGAACGCCAGCTGGATTGCAGTCCAG GAGCTGGAGAAGCTGGGGCTAGGTGACAGCGTGGACCTGCATGTGTATGAGATTCCAGTGGAGTACAAGACAGTCCAGAGGCTCATCCCCGCCCTGTGGGAGAAGCACAGTCCACAGGTGAGTGGGGCAAAG CTTGTGGTACATGTGGGGGTGTCAGGCATGGCGACCGCAGTCACACTGGAGAAATGCGGGCACAACAAAGGTTACAAGGGGCTGGACAACTGCCGATTCTGCCCTGGCTCCCAGTGCTGTGTGGAGGATGGGCCTGAAAGCATTGACTCTATCATCGACATGGACGCTGTATGTAAGAGGGTTACTACACTGGGCCTGGATGTATCGGTGACCATCTCACAAGATGCCGGCAG GTACCTCTGTGACTTCACCTACTATACCTCTCTGTACCAGAGTCACGGCCGCTCAGCCTTTGTTCACGTGCCCCCTCTGGGCAAGCCATACAACGCGGACCAGCTGGGCAGGGCGCTTCAGGCCATCATCGAGGAGATGCTGGACGTCCTGGAGCAATCAGAAGGCAAAATCAACTGTTGCCACAAACACTGA
- the PGPEP1 gene encoding pyroglutamyl-peptidase 1 isoform X2 produces MRKLSPRVIQDHPAQKPEWPCFRSVPCSNQVLGGDQELEKLGLGDSVDLHVYEIPVEYKTVQRLIPALWEKHSPQLVVHVGVSGMATAVTLEKCGHNKGYKGLDNCRFCPGSQCCVEDGPESIDSIIDMDAVCKRVTTLGLDVSVTISQDAGRYLCDFTYYTSLYQSHGRSAFVHVPPLGKPYNADQLGRALQAIIEEMLDVLEQSEGKINCCHKH; encoded by the exons atgagaaaactgagtcccagagttATCCAAGATCATCCAGCCCAGAAACCAGAGTGGCCTTGCTTCAGAAGTGTCCCATGCTCCAACCAGGTTTTGGGGGGGGACCAG GAGCTGGAGAAGCTGGGGCTAGGTGACAGCGTGGACCTGCATGTGTATGAGATTCCAGTGGAGTACAAGACAGTCCAGAGGCTCATCCCCGCCCTGTGGGAGAAGCACAGTCCACAG CTTGTGGTACATGTGGGGGTGTCAGGCATGGCGACCGCAGTCACACTGGAGAAATGCGGGCACAACAAAGGTTACAAGGGGCTGGACAACTGCCGATTCTGCCCTGGCTCCCAGTGCTGTGTGGAGGATGGGCCTGAAAGCATTGACTCTATCATCGACATGGACGCTGTATGTAAGAGGGTTACTACACTGGGCCTGGATGTATCGGTGACCATCTCACAAGATGCCGGCAG GTACCTCTGTGACTTCACCTACTATACCTCTCTGTACCAGAGTCACGGCCGCTCAGCCTTTGTTCACGTGCCCCCTCTGGGCAAGCCATACAACGCGGACCAGCTGGGCAGGGCGCTTCAGGCCATCATCGAGGAGATGCTGGACGTCCTGGAGCAATCAGAAGGCAAAATCAACTGTTGCCACAAACACTGA
- the PGPEP1 gene encoding pyroglutamyl-peptidase 1 isoform X4 — protein sequence MEQPRKAVVVTGFGPFGEHTVNASWIAVQELEKLGLGDSVDLHVYEIPVEYKTVQRLIPALWEKHSPQLVVHVGVSGMATAVTLEKCGHNKGYKGLDNCRFCPGSQCCVEDGPESIDSIIDMDAVCKRVTTLGLDVSVTISQDAGRYLCDFTYYTSLYQSHGRSAFVHVPPLGKPYNADQLGRALQAIIEEMLDVLEQSEGKINCCHKH from the exons ATGGAGCAGCCCAGGAAGGCAGTGGTGGTGACGG ggtttgGCCCTTTTGGGGAACACACGGTGAACGCCAGCTGGATTGCAGTCCAG GAGCTGGAGAAGCTGGGGCTAGGTGACAGCGTGGACCTGCATGTGTATGAGATTCCAGTGGAGTACAAGACAGTCCAGAGGCTCATCCCCGCCCTGTGGGAGAAGCACAGTCCACAG CTTGTGGTACATGTGGGGGTGTCAGGCATGGCGACCGCAGTCACACTGGAGAAATGCGGGCACAACAAAGGTTACAAGGGGCTGGACAACTGCCGATTCTGCCCTGGCTCCCAGTGCTGTGTGGAGGATGGGCCTGAAAGCATTGACTCTATCATCGACATGGACGCTGTATGTAAGAGGGTTACTACACTGGGCCTGGATGTATCGGTGACCATCTCACAAGATGCCGGCAG GTACCTCTGTGACTTCACCTACTATACCTCTCTGTACCAGAGTCACGGCCGCTCAGCCTTTGTTCACGTGCCCCCTCTGGGCAAGCCATACAACGCGGACCAGCTGGGCAGGGCGCTTCAGGCCATCATCGAGGAGATGCTGGACGTCCTGGAGCAATCAGAAGGCAAAATCAACTGTTGCCACAAACACTGA